A segment of the Paraburkholderia fungorum genome:
TGAAAACGGCGCATTCAGTAAAATACCAATTGTTCGACTATCCATTCACTTCTGATATACCCACTATGGCGCTCACTCACCGGCACATCGAAGTCTTTCGCGCGTTGATGACGGCGGGCAGCGTCACCAAAGCAGCCGAAATGCTGTTCACGTCGCAGCCCACTGTCAGTCGCGAACTCTCGCGCATGGAGCAGAGCATCGGCTTTGCGCTGTTCGAGCGTGCGCATGGACGGCTGCGTCCCACGATGTCCGCGCTCACTTTGTTCGACGAAATCAAGCGCGCGTATGTCGGGCTCGAACGGATCGCCTCGACCGCAGCCAGCCTGCGTGAATTTCAGGGCGGCCGGCTTTCCATCATCGCGCTGCCCGCGTTCTCTCATTCGATCTTGCCAGGCGCGTCAAAGCGCTTTCACGATGCACAGCCTGGCGTAAGCGTTTCGATCGCCACGCAGGAGTCGCCGTTTCTCGAAGAATGGCTGACCGCGCAACGCTACGATCTCGGCTTGACGGAACACGACGCGCCGCCGCCCGGCACGCGTCTGACGCCGTTGCTCGAAGTAGACGAAGTGTGCGTGTTGCCGGACGGGCATCCGTTGCTCGCGAGGCGCACGATCGAGTTGAAAGATTTCGCGGATCAGGCCTTCATCAGCCTCTCGTCGAGTGATCCGTACCGGTTGCAGATCGACGAAGCATTTGCGCAAGCTGGCATAGCGCGCCGCCAACTCATCGAAACGCCAACTGCGGTTTCCGTATGCAGTTTCGTGCGGCATGGGCTCGGCATCGCGATCGTCAATCCGCTTACCGCTGTCGATTTCGCCGGACGCCATCTGCATATCCGGCCGCTCGCGGTGTCGCTGCCGTTTCGCGTGAGCGTGGTTCATCCCGAGCATCGTCCGGGGCATCCGCTGGCCGGTGCGTTTGTCAAAGCGCTGCAAAGCGAAGCGGCGGCGCTGCGACTACAATTAAAAACTCACGTTGGAACAGGGCGCAAACAGCGATAACGCCCGGTTCATATCGGTCATTCACACACGCCCTGCGCAACACGCTCCTGCCGACGCCAATTCGGTTTTCGCGCGGCGCGAACATCCGCACACGCGCCGCGCTACCAGGAGCGGGCACGCTTCGAGCTAAACCAGCACACAGGCAATTGATTCGCGGACGCGAGCGATGCCACGCGTCCTCACACGTCGTAGACCATCAACAGGAGTTTTCCCAAATGATGAATCGAGACAATCCCGTCTGGCTGATTACAGGTTGTTCCACCGGCTTCGGCCGTGAACTGGCAAAGCTGGTGCTGGAGCGTGGCTGGCGCGCCGTCGTGACCGCGCGCGACCCGTCGAAAGTGAAAGATATCGCCGAGGGCCACGGCGACCGCGCGCTGGTTCTACCGCTCGACGTCACGAACCGCGCGCAGATCGAGCAGACGGTCGCGCAGGCCAAACAGCATTTCGGCCGAATCGACGCGCTCGTCAACAATGCGGGCTACGGCTATCTGGCCGCGATCGAGGAAGGTGAGGACGACGCAGTGCGCGCGATGTTCGAGACCAATGTGTTCGGTCTCGTCGACATGACCAAGGCCGTTCTGCCAGTCATGCGCGAGCAGCACAGCGGGTTGATCGTCAACGTGTCGTCGATTGGGGGCATTACGAGTTTTGCCGCAACCGGCTACTACCACGCGACCAAATACGCAGTGGAAGGTCTGTCGGAATCGCTCGCGCAAGAGGTGAAGCCGCTCGGCATCGGCGTGCTGATCGTCGAACCCGGCCCGTTCCGCACGAACTGGGCGGGGCCGTCGATCAAGCAGTCGTCGACGGTGATCGACGATTACGCGGACACCGCCGGCGTGCGCCGCAAGCAGACCGGCGAACGTAGCGGCAAGCAGGCGGGCGATCCGGTGCGCGCGGCGCAGGCGATCATCGACGCTGCGCTGTCGGACCAGCCGCCGTTGCGTCTGCTGCTCGGCAAGATGGCGCTCGATCTCGCGTACAAAAAGCTGGACTTCATGCGCGGCGACTTCGATACGTGGAAAGCCGCGACCGAGGGCGCGGACTATCCGGAAGGGTCAGCCTGAAGAAACCCGCGGCGAACCCCGGCGCAGGCCGTTAAAACTCGACTAGCGCGAAGTCTTCCTTGCCCACGTCGCAAAGCGGGCAGCGCCAGTCGGCCGGGACGTCTGCCCAGCGCGTGCCCGGCGCGATACCTTCGTCCGGCAGTCCGGTGGCTTCGTCGTACACCCAGCCGCAGATCACGCAGACCCACTGCTTGAAGTCGTCCGCGGAAACGGTGCTGGCGGCCGCCGGGCCGGCCGGGCTGACGTCCTGCGACGGCGGCGTCTCGTCGAGACTCACTACCAGCGGCGCGTCGTTGCCGCCTGCGCCGCCCGCAAGACGCGCTTGCAGGCTTTCCAGCAGGCTTTGCGCCTCGGCCTGCGTCAGATCGATCCAGTAAGGATCGCCCGCGCCGTCGTTGAGTCGCTCGGGAGAAAACTGGAGTTCTACGGCTACGCCCTTCTTGTACATGGCAATCGGAATATCGATGAAGCCGGCAACGTCTGCCGGCATAAGGCCCCGAGCGCGATACGACGGCCCGGCGGCGTAATTAGACG
Coding sequences within it:
- a CDS encoding rubredoxin — its product is MYKKGVAVELQFSPERLNDGAGDPYWIDLTQAEAQSLLESLQARLAGGAGGNDAPLVVSLDETPPSQDVSPAGPAAASTVSADDFKQWVCVICGWVYDEATGLPDEGIAPGTRWADVPADWRCPLCDVGKEDFALVEF
- a CDS encoding LysR family transcriptional regulator, which encodes MALTHRHIEVFRALMTAGSVTKAAEMLFTSQPTVSRELSRMEQSIGFALFERAHGRLRPTMSALTLFDEIKRAYVGLERIASTAASLREFQGGRLSIIALPAFSHSILPGASKRFHDAQPGVSVSIATQESPFLEEWLTAQRYDLGLTEHDAPPPGTRLTPLLEVDEVCVLPDGHPLLARRTIELKDFADQAFISLSSSDPYRLQIDEAFAQAGIARRQLIETPTAVSVCSFVRHGLGIAIVNPLTAVDFAGRHLHIRPLAVSLPFRVSVVHPEHRPGHPLAGAFVKALQSEAAALRLQLKTHVGTGRKQR
- a CDS encoding oxidoreductase, with the protein product MMNRDNPVWLITGCSTGFGRELAKLVLERGWRAVVTARDPSKVKDIAEGHGDRALVLPLDVTNRAQIEQTVAQAKQHFGRIDALVNNAGYGYLAAIEEGEDDAVRAMFETNVFGLVDMTKAVLPVMREQHSGLIVNVSSIGGITSFAATGYYHATKYAVEGLSESLAQEVKPLGIGVLIVEPGPFRTNWAGPSIKQSSTVIDDYADTAGVRRKQTGERSGKQAGDPVRAAQAIIDAALSDQPPLRLLLGKMALDLAYKKLDFMRGDFDTWKAATEGADYPEGSA